In Pseudomonadota bacterium, the following are encoded in one genomic region:
- a CDS encoding phytanoyl-CoA dioxygenase family protein — protein sequence MAPNLDVSELRTRFQEDGVVFLPGVLDARALELAAECYEWTLNHPGPGAGPVLLGTPGTFYQDQANPDSYPAYRRFLREAPLADVAAALFGCDNVWLMYEQIWLKDGADTRRTPWHQDLPYLPASGEHLMVMWANLDPVAKDYSLEFIRGSHRGPLYNPSAFNPDDEAANLFDAAEWPPLPAIEQAREAFPIVSWDIQPGDVVAFHPAVLHGGAPTRAGVRRRTLSLRFFGDDARVARRPHDGMANVDGLKHDDGGRHPLKKMALASRAPFRHQDFPQLRPR from the coding sequence ATGGCACCGAATCTCGATGTCTCCGAACTGCGCACCCGCTTCCAGGAAGATGGCGTGGTGTTCCTGCCCGGCGTGCTCGATGCCCGCGCGCTCGAACTCGCGGCCGAGTGCTATGAATGGACGCTCAATCACCCGGGCCCCGGCGCCGGCCCGGTCTTGCTCGGCACGCCCGGCACCTTCTACCAGGACCAAGCCAATCCCGACAGCTATCCCGCCTACCGGCGCTTCCTGCGCGAAGCGCCGCTTGCCGACGTGGCGGCCGCGCTGTTCGGCTGCGACAACGTGTGGCTGATGTACGAACAGATCTGGTTGAAGGACGGCGCCGACACGCGCCGTACGCCCTGGCACCAGGACTTGCCCTACCTGCCGGCGAGCGGCGAGCACCTGATGGTGATGTGGGCCAACCTCGACCCGGTGGCAAAGGACTACTCGCTCGAATTCATCCGCGGCTCCCATCGCGGGCCGCTGTACAACCCGAGCGCCTTCAATCCCGACGACGAAGCCGCCAACCTGTTCGACGCCGCCGAGTGGCCGCCGCTGCCGGCCATCGAACAGGCGCGCGAGGCATTTCCCATCGTGTCGTGGGACATACAACCGGGCGACGTGGTGGCGTTTCACCCCGCCGTCCTGCATGGCGGCGCGCCGACCCGCGCCGGCGTGAGACGCCGCACCCTGTCATTGCGCTTCTTCGGTGACGATGCCCGGGTCGCCAGGCGTCCGCACGACGGCATGGCCAACGTCGACGGCTTGAAACACGACGACGGCGGACGCCATCCCTTGAAGAAGATGGCGCTGGCCAGCCGGGCGCCGTTCCGTCACCAGGACTTTCCGCAACTGCGGCCGCGGTAG